A region of Phalacrocorax carbo chromosome 9, bPhaCar2.1, whole genome shotgun sequence DNA encodes the following proteins:
- the FBXO34 gene encoding F-box only protein 34 isoform X3 — protein MHLKPYLKLQKKERSPEISQDSLRGPPMSHQRSAQEEKYTNCTKLSVFPKPSLVTPTRKLLGIIYPNTMCNMNGKGPADGPSAREKKNALSATIHQGEEGEGPLDVWAVVKPGNTKEKIAFFAAQQCSSNTRLASMKIKSTWDIDGRTAKRRKKSVDLKKAKIQLERMREANARCSQPEPFACGIEHCSVHYVNDNGEGVFPGRSLSVIEMVAFLEQRASALLVDCAKTCMPASTTRLSAQPKGALPSSDPFSAAGACEVHAERGPCGSSEQQQSEPVRVLDMVAKLESECLRRQSEREAGSLSRNNSFRRNVGRVLLANGTQPEGEAGKVSSGVLAPGDGLEEAGVAEAGYGGQCGPLGDTELWDGAAAARQPFLSGLDTRMGNVNSGLAHAVLAITAGRSDSDTRIEPPRPLPSACPAAARLPPDSLQSKNATVDCTSKEPVIFPKQSLHPARKEPLCISISVTKTEKGCRKEKVSNSSSSEDPLPGRLFFLQADQPAIHEQQPLRGSTQEKPGEIAQNEDALASDRSCVRNSVPTEPSAPSVPLTEGALQVLDASCLKRQVSHDFLETRFKIQQLLEPQQYMAFLPHHIIVKIFGLLPTRSLVALKCTCYYFKFIIEYYNIRPADSRWVRDPRYREDPCKQCKKKYVKGDVSLCRWHPKPYCQALPYGPGYWMCCHRSQKGIPGCKLGLHDNHWVPACHSFNRAIHKKNRGAGAEAEEEY, from the coding sequence ATGCACTTAAAGCCATATCTCAAGTTACAGAAGAAAGAGCGATCTCCAGAAATAAGCCAGGATTCCCTGAGAGGCCCACCTATGAGCCATCAGAGATcagcacaagaagaaaaatacaccaACTGCACCAAACTGAGTGTTTTCCCAAAACCCTCCCTTGTGACTCCAACTCGAAAGCTTCTGGGGATTATTTATCCAAATACTATGTGCAATATGAATGGGAAAGGTCCAGCAGATGGTCCGAGtgcaagggaaaagaagaacGCCCTGTCTGCAACGATCCACCAgggagaagaaggggaagggcCTCTGGATGTCTGGGCTGTAGTGAAACCTGGCAATACGAAGGAGAAGATCGCGTTCTTTGCGGCCCAGCAATGCAGCAGCAACACCCGGCTAGCCtctatgaaaattaaaagcacGTGGGATATTGACGGAAGAACAGCTAAACGCAGGAAAAAATCAGTAGATcttaaaaaagccaaaattcaACTGGAAAGAATGAGGGAGGCGAATGCCAGGTGCTCCCAGCCGGAGCCTTTTGCCTGTGGCATCGAGCACTGTTCGGTGCATTACGTGAACGACAATGGTGAGGGTGTGTTCCCGGGCCGGTCCCTCTCGGTGATAGAGATGGTAGCTTTTCTGGAGCAACGAGCAAGCGCTTTACTGGTAGACTGTGCTAAAACCTGCATGCCTGCTTCTACTACGAGGCTTAGTGCTCAGCCTAAAGGTGCGCTTCCCAGCTCGGACCCTTTCTCCGCTGCCGGGGCGTGCGAGGTACATGCGGAGAGGGGACCTTGCGGCAGCAGCGAGCAGCAGCAGAGCGAGCCCGTGCGTGTGCTGGACATGGTGGCCAAGCTGGAGTCAGAGTGCCTGAGGCGCCAGAGCGAGCGGGAGGCCGGGAGCCTCTCGCGGAACAACAGCTTCCGCAGAAACGTCGGGAGGGTGCTCCTGGCGAACGGCACCCAGCCcgagggagaggcagggaaggtCTCCTCGGGGGTCCTGGCTCCAGGGGATGGCTTGGAGGAGGCAGGAGTAGCAGAGGCCGGGTACGGAGGACAGTGCGGTCCTCTGGGTGACACGGAGCTGTGGGATGGCGCTGCCGCTGCTCGGCAGCCTTTTCTTTCTGGGCTGGATACTCGGATGGGGAATGTGAATTCGGGACTTGCTCATGCAGTGTTGGCAATAACCGCTGGCAGGAGCGATTCTGACACGCGAATTGAGCCTCCCAGACCTCTGCCATCTGCGtgtccagctgctgccaggttGCCACCAGATTCCTTGCAGAGCAAGAATGCGACTGTTGATTGTACGTCAAAAGAGCCTGTAATTTTCCCAAAGCAGAGTCTGCACCCTGCTAGGAAGGAGCCCTTATGCATCAGTATATCGGTCACCAAGACTGAGAAAGGATGCAGGAAAGAGAAGGTCTCTAACTCCAGTTCTAGTGAAGATCCGCTCCCTGGGAGGCTgttttttctccaggctgaccaGCCCGCTATTCACGAGCAACAGCCGCTACGGGGAAGTACCCAAGAAAAGCCAGGAGAAATAGCCCAAAATGAGGATGCTTTGGCATCTGACAGGTCGTGCGTCAGAAACAGCGTCCCTACAGAGCCATCTGCCCCTTCTGTTCCTCTGACGGAAGGGGCTTTGCAAGTACTTGATGCTTCCTGCTTAAAAAGGCAGGTTTCACATGACTTTCTGGAGACCAGGTTTAAAATTCAGCAGCTTTTGGAGCCTCAGCAGTATATGGCCTTCCTGCCTCACCACATCATAGTGAAGATTTTTGGATTGCTTCCTACTAGGAGTCTGGTTGCCCTAAAATGCACTTGCTACTACTTCAAATTCATCATTGAATACTACAACATCAGGCCAGCAGACTCCCGCTGGGTCCGCGATCCTCGCTACAGAGAAGACCCTTGCAAGCAGTGCAAGAAGAAGTACGTGAAAGGGGACGTATCGCTGTGCCGGTGGCATCCCAAACCATACTGTCAAGCTTTACCCTACGGGCCCGGGTACTGGATGTGCTGTCACCGGTCTCAGAAGGGCATCCCGGGCTGTAAGTTAGGTCTCCATGACAATCACTGGGTTCCTGCCTGCCACAGCTTTAACCGTGCTATTCATAAGAAAAACAGAGGAGCGGGAGCCGAAGCGGAAGAGGAGTATTAG
- the FBXO34 gene encoding F-box only protein 34 isoform X2, with product MKFDLLLLAHEVSMCKVVVSGMHLKPYLKLQKKERSPEISQDSLRGPPMSHQRSAQEEKYTNCTKLSVFPKPSLVTPTRKLLGIIYPNTMCNMNGKGPADGPSAREKKNALSATIHQGEEGEGPLDVWAVVKPGNTKEKIAFFAAQQCSSNTRLASMKIKSTWDIDGRTAKRRKKSVDLKKAKIQLERMREANARCSQPEPFACGIEHCSVHYVNDNGEGVFPGRSLSVIEMVAFLEQRASALLVDCAKTCMPASTTRLSAQPKGALPSSDPFSAAGACEVHAERGPCGSSEQQQSEPVRVLDMVAKLESECLRRQSEREAGSLSRNNSFRRNVGRVLLANGTQPEGEAGKVSSGVLAPGDGLEEAGVAEAGYGGQCGPLGDTELWDGAAAARQPFLSGLDTRMGNVNSGLAHAVLAITAGRSDSDTRIEPPRPLPSACPAAARLPPDSLQSKNATVDCTSKEPVIFPKQSLHPARKEPLCISISVTKTEKGCRKEKVSNSSSSEDPLPGRLFFLQADQPAIHEQQPLRGSTQEKPGEIAQNEDALASDRSCVRNSVPTEPSAPSVPLTEGALQVLDASCLKRQVSHDFLETRFKIQQLLEPQQYMAFLPHHIIVKIFGLLPTRSLVALKCTCYYFKFIIEYYNIRPADSRWVRDPRYREDPCKQCKKKYVKGDVSLCRWHPKPYCQALPYGPGYWMCCHRSQKGIPGCKLGLHDNHWVPACHSFNRAIHKKNRGAGAEAEEEY from the exons ATGAAATTTGATCTTCTGCTCCTAGCTCATGAGGTTTCAATGTGCAAAGTCGT gGTTTCTGGTATGCACTTAAAGCCATATCTCAAGTTACAGAAGAAAGAGCGATCTCCAGAAATAAGCCAGGATTCCCTGAGAGGCCCACCTATGAGCCATCAGAGATcagcacaagaagaaaaatacaccaACTGCACCAAACTGAGTGTTTTCCCAAAACCCTCCCTTGTGACTCCAACTCGAAAGCTTCTGGGGATTATTTATCCAAATACTATGTGCAATATGAATGGGAAAGGTCCAGCAGATGGTCCGAGtgcaagggaaaagaagaacGCCCTGTCTGCAACGATCCACCAgggagaagaaggggaagggcCTCTGGATGTCTGGGCTGTAGTGAAACCTGGCAATACGAAGGAGAAGATCGCGTTCTTTGCGGCCCAGCAATGCAGCAGCAACACCCGGCTAGCCtctatgaaaattaaaagcacGTGGGATATTGACGGAAGAACAGCTAAACGCAGGAAAAAATCAGTAGATcttaaaaaagccaaaattcaACTGGAAAGAATGAGGGAGGCGAATGCCAGGTGCTCCCAGCCGGAGCCTTTTGCCTGTGGCATCGAGCACTGTTCGGTGCATTACGTGAACGACAATGGTGAGGGTGTGTTCCCGGGCCGGTCCCTCTCGGTGATAGAGATGGTAGCTTTTCTGGAGCAACGAGCAAGCGCTTTACTGGTAGACTGTGCTAAAACCTGCATGCCTGCTTCTACTACGAGGCTTAGTGCTCAGCCTAAAGGTGCGCTTCCCAGCTCGGACCCTTTCTCCGCTGCCGGGGCGTGCGAGGTACATGCGGAGAGGGGACCTTGCGGCAGCAGCGAGCAGCAGCAGAGCGAGCCCGTGCGTGTGCTGGACATGGTGGCCAAGCTGGAGTCAGAGTGCCTGAGGCGCCAGAGCGAGCGGGAGGCCGGGAGCCTCTCGCGGAACAACAGCTTCCGCAGAAACGTCGGGAGGGTGCTCCTGGCGAACGGCACCCAGCCcgagggagaggcagggaaggtCTCCTCGGGGGTCCTGGCTCCAGGGGATGGCTTGGAGGAGGCAGGAGTAGCAGAGGCCGGGTACGGAGGACAGTGCGGTCCTCTGGGTGACACGGAGCTGTGGGATGGCGCTGCCGCTGCTCGGCAGCCTTTTCTTTCTGGGCTGGATACTCGGATGGGGAATGTGAATTCGGGACTTGCTCATGCAGTGTTGGCAATAACCGCTGGCAGGAGCGATTCTGACACGCGAATTGAGCCTCCCAGACCTCTGCCATCTGCGtgtccagctgctgccaggttGCCACCAGATTCCTTGCAGAGCAAGAATGCGACTGTTGATTGTACGTCAAAAGAGCCTGTAATTTTCCCAAAGCAGAGTCTGCACCCTGCTAGGAAGGAGCCCTTATGCATCAGTATATCGGTCACCAAGACTGAGAAAGGATGCAGGAAAGAGAAGGTCTCTAACTCCAGTTCTAGTGAAGATCCGCTCCCTGGGAGGCTgttttttctccaggctgaccaGCCCGCTATTCACGAGCAACAGCCGCTACGGGGAAGTACCCAAGAAAAGCCAGGAGAAATAGCCCAAAATGAGGATGCTTTGGCATCTGACAGGTCGTGCGTCAGAAACAGCGTCCCTACAGAGCCATCTGCCCCTTCTGTTCCTCTGACGGAAGGGGCTTTGCAAGTACTTGATGCTTCCTGCTTAAAAAGGCAGGTTTCACATGACTTTCTGGAGACCAGGTTTAAAATTCAGCAGCTTTTGGAGCCTCAGCAGTATATGGCCTTCCTGCCTCACCACATCATAGTGAAGATTTTTGGATTGCTTCCTACTAGGAGTCTGGTTGCCCTAAAATGCACTTGCTACTACTTCAAATTCATCATTGAATACTACAACATCAGGCCAGCAGACTCCCGCTGGGTCCGCGATCCTCGCTACAGAGAAGACCCTTGCAAGCAGTGCAAGAAGAAGTACGTGAAAGGGGACGTATCGCTGTGCCGGTGGCATCCCAAACCATACTGTCAAGCTTTACCCTACGGGCCCGGGTACTGGATGTGCTGTCACCGGTCTCAGAAGGGCATCCCGGGCTGTAAGTTAGGTCTCCATGACAATCACTGGGTTCCTGCCTGCCACAGCTTTAACCGTGCTATTCATAAGAAAAACAGAGGAGCGGGAGCCGAAGCGGAAGAGGAGTATTAG
- the FBXO34 gene encoding F-box only protein 34 isoform X1 — MKSSCRAGLHREPLNSTSSTFHQVKRVSGMHLKPYLKLQKKERSPEISQDSLRGPPMSHQRSAQEEKYTNCTKLSVFPKPSLVTPTRKLLGIIYPNTMCNMNGKGPADGPSAREKKNALSATIHQGEEGEGPLDVWAVVKPGNTKEKIAFFAAQQCSSNTRLASMKIKSTWDIDGRTAKRRKKSVDLKKAKIQLERMREANARCSQPEPFACGIEHCSVHYVNDNGEGVFPGRSLSVIEMVAFLEQRASALLVDCAKTCMPASTTRLSAQPKGALPSSDPFSAAGACEVHAERGPCGSSEQQQSEPVRVLDMVAKLESECLRRQSEREAGSLSRNNSFRRNVGRVLLANGTQPEGEAGKVSSGVLAPGDGLEEAGVAEAGYGGQCGPLGDTELWDGAAAARQPFLSGLDTRMGNVNSGLAHAVLAITAGRSDSDTRIEPPRPLPSACPAAARLPPDSLQSKNATVDCTSKEPVIFPKQSLHPARKEPLCISISVTKTEKGCRKEKVSNSSSSEDPLPGRLFFLQADQPAIHEQQPLRGSTQEKPGEIAQNEDALASDRSCVRNSVPTEPSAPSVPLTEGALQVLDASCLKRQVSHDFLETRFKIQQLLEPQQYMAFLPHHIIVKIFGLLPTRSLVALKCTCYYFKFIIEYYNIRPADSRWVRDPRYREDPCKQCKKKYVKGDVSLCRWHPKPYCQALPYGPGYWMCCHRSQKGIPGCKLGLHDNHWVPACHSFNRAIHKKNRGAGAEAEEEY; from the coding sequence gGTTTCTGGTATGCACTTAAAGCCATATCTCAAGTTACAGAAGAAAGAGCGATCTCCAGAAATAAGCCAGGATTCCCTGAGAGGCCCACCTATGAGCCATCAGAGATcagcacaagaagaaaaatacaccaACTGCACCAAACTGAGTGTTTTCCCAAAACCCTCCCTTGTGACTCCAACTCGAAAGCTTCTGGGGATTATTTATCCAAATACTATGTGCAATATGAATGGGAAAGGTCCAGCAGATGGTCCGAGtgcaagggaaaagaagaacGCCCTGTCTGCAACGATCCACCAgggagaagaaggggaagggcCTCTGGATGTCTGGGCTGTAGTGAAACCTGGCAATACGAAGGAGAAGATCGCGTTCTTTGCGGCCCAGCAATGCAGCAGCAACACCCGGCTAGCCtctatgaaaattaaaagcacGTGGGATATTGACGGAAGAACAGCTAAACGCAGGAAAAAATCAGTAGATcttaaaaaagccaaaattcaACTGGAAAGAATGAGGGAGGCGAATGCCAGGTGCTCCCAGCCGGAGCCTTTTGCCTGTGGCATCGAGCACTGTTCGGTGCATTACGTGAACGACAATGGTGAGGGTGTGTTCCCGGGCCGGTCCCTCTCGGTGATAGAGATGGTAGCTTTTCTGGAGCAACGAGCAAGCGCTTTACTGGTAGACTGTGCTAAAACCTGCATGCCTGCTTCTACTACGAGGCTTAGTGCTCAGCCTAAAGGTGCGCTTCCCAGCTCGGACCCTTTCTCCGCTGCCGGGGCGTGCGAGGTACATGCGGAGAGGGGACCTTGCGGCAGCAGCGAGCAGCAGCAGAGCGAGCCCGTGCGTGTGCTGGACATGGTGGCCAAGCTGGAGTCAGAGTGCCTGAGGCGCCAGAGCGAGCGGGAGGCCGGGAGCCTCTCGCGGAACAACAGCTTCCGCAGAAACGTCGGGAGGGTGCTCCTGGCGAACGGCACCCAGCCcgagggagaggcagggaaggtCTCCTCGGGGGTCCTGGCTCCAGGGGATGGCTTGGAGGAGGCAGGAGTAGCAGAGGCCGGGTACGGAGGACAGTGCGGTCCTCTGGGTGACACGGAGCTGTGGGATGGCGCTGCCGCTGCTCGGCAGCCTTTTCTTTCTGGGCTGGATACTCGGATGGGGAATGTGAATTCGGGACTTGCTCATGCAGTGTTGGCAATAACCGCTGGCAGGAGCGATTCTGACACGCGAATTGAGCCTCCCAGACCTCTGCCATCTGCGtgtccagctgctgccaggttGCCACCAGATTCCTTGCAGAGCAAGAATGCGACTGTTGATTGTACGTCAAAAGAGCCTGTAATTTTCCCAAAGCAGAGTCTGCACCCTGCTAGGAAGGAGCCCTTATGCATCAGTATATCGGTCACCAAGACTGAGAAAGGATGCAGGAAAGAGAAGGTCTCTAACTCCAGTTCTAGTGAAGATCCGCTCCCTGGGAGGCTgttttttctccaggctgaccaGCCCGCTATTCACGAGCAACAGCCGCTACGGGGAAGTACCCAAGAAAAGCCAGGAGAAATAGCCCAAAATGAGGATGCTTTGGCATCTGACAGGTCGTGCGTCAGAAACAGCGTCCCTACAGAGCCATCTGCCCCTTCTGTTCCTCTGACGGAAGGGGCTTTGCAAGTACTTGATGCTTCCTGCTTAAAAAGGCAGGTTTCACATGACTTTCTGGAGACCAGGTTTAAAATTCAGCAGCTTTTGGAGCCTCAGCAGTATATGGCCTTCCTGCCTCACCACATCATAGTGAAGATTTTTGGATTGCTTCCTACTAGGAGTCTGGTTGCCCTAAAATGCACTTGCTACTACTTCAAATTCATCATTGAATACTACAACATCAGGCCAGCAGACTCCCGCTGGGTCCGCGATCCTCGCTACAGAGAAGACCCTTGCAAGCAGTGCAAGAAGAAGTACGTGAAAGGGGACGTATCGCTGTGCCGGTGGCATCCCAAACCATACTGTCAAGCTTTACCCTACGGGCCCGGGTACTGGATGTGCTGTCACCGGTCTCAGAAGGGCATCCCGGGCTGTAAGTTAGGTCTCCATGACAATCACTGGGTTCCTGCCTGCCACAGCTTTAACCGTGCTATTCATAAGAAAAACAGAGGAGCGGGAGCCGAAGCGGAAGAGGAGTATTAG